Proteins from one Mesotoga infera genomic window:
- a CDS encoding sugar ABC transporter substrate-binding protein has translation MKLRELTVLLWLLITLSCLSFEVLLNDELIRSWDGSLLQYCYDLPEGKAIPLFEILPPVVERERFLVETERGQFSDVPTDSLLVWKGGDWFLHLEGESLKILSVIVYGEPIDNDYLQVWLDWEGIKALKESIERFSSINGLRIETREVPKASSKLISLVRARGEVPDVIMVQSSDIPGLVYEEVIQSLDYIPTHGLSGLSSFNYEGRLWAIPFYFDCQLVFYNRELVGEIDPEWTLQDLENISKNPASGGAGWNIYSAYWFIPFQLGFGKKDLIEEGRVTVLDSSTQEALDYLVEKVNDGTFRALERDPMISLFASGKVGIILSGSYMIEQFEKIGIDFGLAPYPEPLRPVLDYKGLAITSKTRNPILARRLIEFLTSKYVQASFCKASYKIPSRKEALDWLELNFAISSSLERGYPLPADTLYELYKDTMWKLIRLAISDRLGVREVLEQGQKTIDENSRGVQ, from the coding sequence TTGAAACTTCGCGAACTGACGGTCCTGTTGTGGCTTTTGATTACTCTGTCCTGCCTGTCTTTCGAAGTGTTGCTGAACGACGAGTTGATCAGGAGCTGGGACGGCTCGCTCCTACAGTACTGCTATGACCTTCCCGAAGGAAAAGCAATACCGCTTTTTGAGATTCTCCCGCCGGTTGTCGAAAGAGAGAGGTTTCTTGTGGAAACCGAAAGGGGTCAGTTTTCGGACGTACCGACAGACTCGCTTCTCGTGTGGAAGGGCGGCGACTGGTTTCTCCATCTGGAAGGAGAAAGTCTAAAGATACTTTCCGTGATCGTTTATGGCGAACCCATCGATAACGATTACCTGCAGGTTTGGCTTGATTGGGAGGGCATAAAAGCCCTCAAAGAGTCTATCGAGAGATTCTCCTCTATCAACGGTCTGAGAATCGAAACCCGGGAAGTCCCGAAGGCTTCAAGTAAACTCATCTCACTTGTCAGGGCTCGTGGCGAAGTTCCAGATGTGATCATGGTTCAGTCGAGCGATATTCCGGGACTGGTATATGAGGAGGTCATTCAATCTCTCGATTATATTCCCACACATGGTCTATCTGGTCTATCTTCGTTCAACTATGAAGGGAGATTGTGGGCCATCCCCTTCTATTTCGATTGTCAGCTGGTGTTCTACAACCGTGAACTCGTGGGGGAAATCGATCCCGAATGGACGCTCCAAGATCTCGAGAATATTTCAAAAAATCCCGCGAGCGGTGGAGCCGGCTGGAATATTTATTCGGCCTACTGGTTTATCCCTTTCCAGCTAGGATTTGGCAAAAAAGATCTGATCGAGGAAGGGAGAGTTACGGTTCTAGATAGCTCCACGCAAGAGGCGCTCGACTATCTGGTCGAGAAGGTCAATGATGGCACCTTCAGAGCTCTCGAGCGAGACCCGATGATAAGTCTCTTCGCTTCGGGAAAGGTCGGGATAATACTATCTGGTTCCTACATGATAGAGCAGTTCGAGAAAATAGGTATAGATTTCGGGCTGGCTCCCTATCCCGAACCTTTGAGGCCCGTTCTGGACTACAAGGGTCTTGCGATAACCTCAAAGACTCGCAACCCCATCCTGGCCAGAAGACTGATAGAGTTTCTCACATCGAAGTACGTGCAGGCGAGCTTCTGCAAGGCTTCCTACAAGATCCCCTCGAGAAAGGAAGCGCTTGATTGGTTGGAGCTGAACTTTGCTATATCCAGCAGCCTTGAGAGAGGCTACCCGCTGCCGGCCGATACTCTGTACGAACTCTACAAAGACACTATGTGGAAACTGATAAGGCTGGCCATATCCGACAGACTGGGAGTGAGAGAAGTGCTGGAACAGGGGCAGAAAACCATAGACGAAAATTCAAGGGGTGTTCAATGA
- a CDS encoding LacI family DNA-binding transcriptional regulator, producing MKDVAKLAGVSIATVSNVLSGKKYVSPKLREKVLESIDNLQYRPSKIARSLKIKKSFLVGLMVPDITNPYFAEIARGVENVALEHDYQMFLCNSDGEKAREEETLNSFHSHGVDGVINVAPRMEETVLAELSNGMPMVILDRHLSIENPLIDIIYTNNFKGSAQLARHFLENGHRRFACIAGPKEVPTAVRRLQGFCNELEKFGIGKEEIAIYYASFKYEDGYNTMRLIIEQKPRPTAVFAGNDMMAWGAIEAAKERGLRVPEDIAVAGFDNVLYSSLVVPAMTTVNQLKFEAGQTAMRLLLEKIQKKSRRESVFTRKIELDSNLIVRESTLSRRIPEVNQ from the coding sequence ATGAAAGATGTCGCAAAACTTGCCGGCGTCTCTATAGCGACGGTTTCCAACGTACTTTCCGGCAAAAAATATGTGAGTCCCAAATTACGCGAGAAAGTGCTGGAGTCAATAGATAATCTTCAATACAGGCCAAGTAAGATCGCCAGGAGTCTCAAAATAAAGAAATCTTTCCTGGTGGGTCTCATGGTTCCAGACATAACAAATCCGTATTTTGCGGAAATAGCCAGGGGCGTGGAAAACGTAGCCCTAGAACACGATTATCAGATGTTCCTCTGTAACAGCGATGGAGAAAAGGCTAGAGAAGAAGAGACACTCAATTCCTTTCACAGTCATGGGGTAGATGGAGTGATAAATGTCGCTCCAAGAATGGAAGAGACTGTTCTTGCCGAGCTTTCCAACGGTATGCCCATGGTGATACTCGACCGGCACCTGTCTATTGAGAATCCACTCATAGATATCATCTATACCAACAACTTCAAGGGTTCGGCACAACTGGCAAGGCATTTTTTAGAGAACGGCCACCGCAGGTTCGCCTGCATCGCCGGTCCCAAAGAAGTGCCGACGGCCGTCAGGAGATTGCAAGGGTTTTGCAACGAACTTGAGAAGTTCGGTATAGGAAAAGAAGAGATAGCCATTTATTACGCCTCTTTCAAATATGAAGACGGCTACAATACCATGAGATTGATTATAGAGCAAAAGCCCCGTCCCACAGCCGTTTTCGCCGGTAACGACATGATGGCCTGGGGTGCCATAGAAGCGGCGAAAGAAAGAGGGTTGAGGGTCCCTGAAGATATCGCGGTGGCCGGTTTCGATAACGTGCTTTACTCGTCGCTGGTTGTTCCCGCGATGACTACCGTAAACCAGCTGAAATTCGAAGCCGGGCAAACTGCTATGAGACTTTTACTGGAGAAGATACAGAAAAAATCCAGACGGGAGAGCGTATTTACGAGAAAGATAGAACTAGATTCAAATCTAATAGTGAGGGAATCGACCCTTAGCAGAAGAATACCGGAGGTGAACCAATGA
- the rbsD gene encoding D-ribose pyranase, with product MKTKGILHNDLSREVARLGHGDMLVITDRGFPFPRHENTVCIDVSVGRNLPRFVDVVKVVLEELEIEKVIIANETKTVSPHIYAELKEVISKVKNKGNDIVEENIPHPEFKDLVLNGALQGKEVKVFVKTGEFTPYANIILVSGVDF from the coding sequence ATGAAAACGAAAGGAATACTGCACAACGATCTTTCCAGAGAAGTTGCGAGGCTCGGTCATGGAGACATGCTGGTAATAACCGACAGGGGCTTCCCCTTCCCCAGACATGAAAACACCGTTTGCATCGATGTATCGGTGGGCAGGAATTTACCCCGCTTCGTAGATGTCGTGAAGGTGGTTCTGGAGGAGCTGGAGATCGAAAAGGTGATAATCGCGAACGAAACAAAGACTGTGAGCCCCCATATCTACGCCGAGCTCAAAGAAGTGATTTCGAAGGTGAAAAACAAGGGAAACGATATCGTTGAAGAAAATATCCCCCATCCGGAATTCAAGGATCTGGTGCTGAACGGGGCACTTCAAGGCAAGGAAGTTAAAGTCTTCGTCAAAACGGGTGAGTTCACACCTTACGCCAACATTATACTGGTTTCCGGAGTGGATTTCTGA
- a CDS encoding BtpA/SgcQ family protein yields the protein MSDRKGVLTEIFKVNKPIIGMVHLRPLPGSPGYDPSIMGMKEITRIALEEARILEDNGVDGVQVENIWDFPYLKGERIGPETASALGVVAARVGEAVGIPVGVDCHLNGGRIALAAAIASGARWIRVFEWVNAYISHAGLTEGIGGELARYRHSLRADDIKFMCDVNVKHGSHFIVSDRTIEEQAQDAESEGAEILIVTGFETGKAPTPEKVKRFSESVKVPVIIGSGLTEDNASELLSFADGAIVGSFFKEENNWKNPVDGKRVGSFMKKIRSLRRELSDD from the coding sequence ATGAGCGACAGGAAGGGAGTACTGACCGAAATCTTCAAAGTAAATAAACCAATTATTGGAATGGTCCATCTCAGACCCTTGCCAGGTTCTCCCGGCTACGATCCGTCGATCATGGGAATGAAGGAGATAACCAGAATCGCTCTCGAGGAGGCGCGGATACTTGAGGACAACGGCGTTGACGGAGTGCAGGTCGAAAACATATGGGACTTTCCTTACCTGAAGGGAGAAAGGATCGGTCCGGAAACTGCCTCGGCCCTTGGGGTTGTTGCCGCCAGAGTTGGGGAGGCTGTCGGGATTCCCGTCGGGGTGGACTGCCATCTCAATGGGGGTAGGATAGCTCTTGCGGCGGCCATCGCTTCGGGTGCCAGATGGATAAGAGTCTTCGAATGGGTGAACGCTTACATCTCGCATGCCGGGCTCACCGAAGGAATAGGTGGGGAGTTGGCCAGGTACAGGCACTCGCTCAGGGCCGACGACATCAAATTCATGTGCGACGTCAACGTAAAGCACGGAAGCCATTTCATCGTATCCGACAGGACAATCGAAGAACAGGCGCAAGATGCAGAGTCGGAGGGAGCGGAGATTCTTATCGTCACGGGATTTGAAACCGGAAAGGCTCCAACTCCTGAAAAGGTGAAGAGGTTCTCGGAAAGTGTGAAAGTACCGGTGATAATTGGCAGCGGGCTGACGGAGGATAATGCCTCAGAACTCCTATCTTTCGCCGACGGTGCGATAGTAGGAAGTTTTTTTAAAGAGGAAAACAACTGGAAGAATCCCGTGGATGGTAAGAGAGTCGGGAGTTTCATGAAAAAGATTCGTTCTCTGAGAAGGGAGCTTTCGGATGATTGA